The Sesamum indicum cultivar Zhongzhi No. 13 linkage group LG2, S_indicum_v1.0, whole genome shotgun sequence genome contains a region encoding:
- the LOC105176075 gene encoding uncharacterized protein LOC105176075 isoform X2 encodes MAELLEAAISVSMASNLQTSEKSHFNFSCHYLNPSTTHHLPFFISLPNSRTGKAKSWKLIKPLSSATPCNQPAVDDDTLLGLPSKNEVLSGNSSSNCYNKMSRKGRVFFLDVNPLCYKGSSPSLHAFAHWISLFFSQVSLNDPVIAVLDGEGGNEYRRQLLPSYKANRRKILQFPTVERFPKSSFGRSKKLVEVLQKCNVPVVKIEGHEADDVVATLVEQVLLKGYRAVIASPDKDFKQLISEDVQIVIPMPELDRWSFYTIKHYVAQYNCDPQSDLSLRCMLGDEIDGVPGIQHLVPGFGRKTALKLLKKHGSLENLLSAASVRSVGRQYAQEALTKYADFLRRNYEVLSLKRDVAVHIEEHWLSRRDQSNDSVILSSFLDFLSKTQDGRWQNRSHSNGLKAVT; translated from the exons CACCATCTGCCCTTTTTCATTTCACTGCCAAATTCAAGAACCGGAAAGGCGAAATCTTGGAAACTCATCAAACCCCTCTCTTCAGCAACACCTTGTAATCAACCAGCTGTTGATGATGACACCCTCTTGGGTTTACCATCAAAGAATGAAGTTTTGAGTGGAAATAGTAGTAGTAATTGCTATAACAAGATGTCAAGAAAGGGGAGGGTGTTTTTCTTGGATGTGAATCCATTGTGCTATAAAGGAAGCAGTCCGAGTTTGCATGCTTTTGCTCATTGgatttcccttttcttttcccaaGTCAGCCTCAATGACCCCGTCATAGCT GTTCTAGATGGGGAAGGAGGCAATGAGTACCGCAGGCAACTACTACCATCATATAAAGCGAATAGACGGAAAATATTGCAGTTCCCTACTGTTGAAAGGTTCCCAAAGAGTTCTTTTGGAAGATCAAAAAAACTTGTTGAAGTTCTTCAGAAATGCAATGTGCCA GTCGTGAAGATCGAAGGGCATGAAGCGGATGATGTTGTTGCCACACTTGTAGAGCAAGTTCTACTGAAGGGATATCGAGCTGTAATTGCTTCCCCTGACAAAGATTTCAAGCAACTGATATCAGAAGATGTTCAGATTGTTATACCTATGCCGGAATTGGATAGATGGTCCTTTTACACTATAAAGCACTATGTAGCTCAGTACAATTGCGACCCACAGTCTGATCTGAGCTTAA GATGCATGTTGGGTGATGAGATTGATGGTGTCCCTGGCATCCAGCATCTTGTTCCTGGTTTTGGTCGAAAGACTGCTTTAAAGCTCTTGAAAAAGCATGGGTCTCTCGAAAATTTACTTAGTGCTGCCAGTGTGAGATCAGTGGGCAGACAATATGCACAAGAAGCCCTAACAAAATATGCTGATTTTCTGCGGAGGAATTATGAAGTTCTTTCTTTAAAGAG GGATGTAGCTGTCCACATTGAGGAGCATTGGCTGTCGAGGAGAGATCAAAGTAATGATTCAGTAATCTTATCCAGCTTTTTGGACTTTCTTAGTAAAACCCAGGATGGCAGGTGGCAAAATAGATCCCATTCAAATG GCTTGAAAGCAGTGACATAG
- the LOC105176075 gene encoding uncharacterized protein LOC105176075 isoform X1 — protein sequence MAELLEAAISVSMASNLQTSEKSHFNFSCHYLNPSTTHHLPFFISLPNSRTGKAKSWKLIKPLSSATPCNQPAVDDDTLLGLPSKNEVLSGNSSSNCYNKMSRKGRVFFLDVNPLCYKGSSPSLHAFAHWISLFFSQVSLNDPVIAVLDGEGGNEYRRQLLPSYKANRRKILQFPTVERFPKSSFGRSKKLVEVLQKCNVPVVKIEGHEADDVVATLVEQVLLKGYRAVIASPDKDFKQLISEDVQIVIPMPELDRWSFYTIKHYVAQYNCDPQSDLSLRCMLGDEIDGVPGIQHLVPGFGRKTALKLLKKHGSLENLLSAASVRSVGRQYAQEALTKYADFLRRNYEVLSLKRDVAVHIEEHWLSRRDQSNDSVILSSFLDFLSKTQDGRWQNRSHSNGTGDNQRLHCMALQ from the exons CACCATCTGCCCTTTTTCATTTCACTGCCAAATTCAAGAACCGGAAAGGCGAAATCTTGGAAACTCATCAAACCCCTCTCTTCAGCAACACCTTGTAATCAACCAGCTGTTGATGATGACACCCTCTTGGGTTTACCATCAAAGAATGAAGTTTTGAGTGGAAATAGTAGTAGTAATTGCTATAACAAGATGTCAAGAAAGGGGAGGGTGTTTTTCTTGGATGTGAATCCATTGTGCTATAAAGGAAGCAGTCCGAGTTTGCATGCTTTTGCTCATTGgatttcccttttcttttcccaaGTCAGCCTCAATGACCCCGTCATAGCT GTTCTAGATGGGGAAGGAGGCAATGAGTACCGCAGGCAACTACTACCATCATATAAAGCGAATAGACGGAAAATATTGCAGTTCCCTACTGTTGAAAGGTTCCCAAAGAGTTCTTTTGGAAGATCAAAAAAACTTGTTGAAGTTCTTCAGAAATGCAATGTGCCA GTCGTGAAGATCGAAGGGCATGAAGCGGATGATGTTGTTGCCACACTTGTAGAGCAAGTTCTACTGAAGGGATATCGAGCTGTAATTGCTTCCCCTGACAAAGATTTCAAGCAACTGATATCAGAAGATGTTCAGATTGTTATACCTATGCCGGAATTGGATAGATGGTCCTTTTACACTATAAAGCACTATGTAGCTCAGTACAATTGCGACCCACAGTCTGATCTGAGCTTAA GATGCATGTTGGGTGATGAGATTGATGGTGTCCCTGGCATCCAGCATCTTGTTCCTGGTTTTGGTCGAAAGACTGCTTTAAAGCTCTTGAAAAAGCATGGGTCTCTCGAAAATTTACTTAGTGCTGCCAGTGTGAGATCAGTGGGCAGACAATATGCACAAGAAGCCCTAACAAAATATGCTGATTTTCTGCGGAGGAATTATGAAGTTCTTTCTTTAAAGAG GGATGTAGCTGTCCACATTGAGGAGCATTGGCTGTCGAGGAGAGATCAAAGTAATGATTCAGTAATCTTATCCAGCTTTTTGGACTTTCTTAGTAAAACCCAGGATGGCAGGTGGCAAAATAGATCCCATTCAAATG GTACAGGTGACAACCAACGACTGCATTGTATGGCGCTCCAATAG